GCCCCGGCCGCCGCGCTGCGATCCCTCCGCTCCGCCTACAGCCCGGCGCGGAGGCCGATCCCGACGCGCACCGCGGAAAGGTCCTGCCCCTCGATGGCGTCGTTGATCCGGGTATAGGTGACCTCCGGGGTCACGGAGATCACCATCCCCAGCGGGAAGCTGAGCCCGGCCCCGACCTCGTACCCCAGCTTGCGCTCGTTGTCGTGGCCGTGCCCGTCGTCCAGCTTGTGGTACACCACGCCGCCGCGGGCATACGGGCGCATGGGCAGCAGGCCCAGTCCCACGCGGACGCCGGCGTCCAGCCCCTGCTGCGTGAGCGTCTCGTCCCGGGCGTCCAGGTCGTACCCCGTCCAGCTGTACCCGCCGTAGATGCCGAGCAGGGGGTTCAGCTTCAGCGAGCCGTTCACGCCGAAGCCGTACCCGGTGCCGATCCCGCCCTCGAAGTCGGAGAAGCTGCCGGTTGGGAC
Above is a window of Longimicrobiaceae bacterium DNA encoding:
- a CDS encoding outer membrane beta-barrel protein, giving the protein MKKSIVMMAAAVAAVGLAESARAQSLVPLAVEARASAAVPTGSFSDFEGGIGTGYGFGVNGSLKLNPLLGIYGGYSWTGYDLDARDETLTQQGLDAGVRVGLGLLPMRPYARGGVVYHKLDDGHGHDNERKLGYEVGAGLSFPLGMVISVTPEVTYTRINDAIEGQDLSAVRVGIGLRAGL